Proteins encoded by one window of Melospiza melodia melodia isolate bMelMel2 chromosome 9, bMelMel2.pri, whole genome shotgun sequence:
- the HMX3 gene encoding homeobox protein HMX3 → MPETGQEPPSAPPPPPKESFYIKNLLNGGPPKAPPKQPRALFAPSGKAAVDGAGFALSQVGDLAFPRFEIPAPRFALSAHCLERAQTWWYPYALTPAGAHLPRTEAAEKSLLRDSSPASGTDRDSPEPLLKAEGEQKELDSKSPDEIVLEESDSEEAKKEGGAEDWKKREESPEKKPCRKKKTRTVFSRSQVFQLESTFDMKRYLSSSERAGLAASLHLTETQVKIWFQNRRNKWKRQLAAELEAANLSHAAAQRIVRVPILYHENSGAEGGAGGGGAPGTQPLLTFPHPVYYSHPVVTSVPLLRPV, encoded by the exons ATGCCGGAGACCGGGCAGGAGCCGCCCAGCGCCCCTCCGCCTCCCCCCAAGGAGTCCTTCTACATCAAGAACCTGCTCAACGGCGGCCCCCCCAAGGCGCCCCCCAAGCAGCCGCGGGCGCTGTTCGCCCCCTCGGGCAAGGCGGCGGTGGACGGCGCCGGCTTCGCCCTCTCGCAGGTGGGCGACCTCGCCTTTCCCCGCTTCGAGATCCCGGCGCCGCGCTTCGCCCTGAGCGCGCACTGCCTGGAGCGCGCCCAGACCTGGTGGTACCCCTACGCCCTGACGCCGGCCGGAGCGCACCTGCCCCGCACGGAAG CCGCAGAGAAATCGCTGCTGAGGGACTCGTCCCCCGCCTCGGGCACCGACCGGGACTCCCCGGAGCCGCTGCTGAAGGCGGAGGGGGAGCAGAAGGAGCTGGACTCCAAGAGCCCCGACGAGATCGTCCTGGAGGAGAGCGACTCggaggaggccaagaaggaggGAGGCGCGGAGGACTGGAAGAAGCGGGAGGAGAGCCCCGAGAAGAAGCCGTGCCGCAAGAAGAAGACGCGCACCGTGTTCAGCCGCTCGCAGGTCTTCCAGCTGGAGTCCACCTTCGACATGAAGCGCTACCTGAGCAGCTCGGAGCGCGCCGGCCTGGCCGCCTCGCTGCACCTGACAGAGACCCAGGTGAAGATTTGGTTCCAGAACCGCCGCAACAAGTGGAAGCGGCAGCTGGCGGCCGAGCTGGAGGCGGCCAACCTGAGCCACGCGGCCGCGCAGCGCATCGTGCGCGTCCCCATCCTCTACCACGAGAACTCGGGCGCggaggggggcgcggggggcggcggaGCCCCCGGCACGCAGCCCCTGCTCACCTTCCCTCACCCCGTCTATTACTCGCACCCCGTGGTCACCTCCGTGCCGCTGCTGCGGCCCGTGTGA